A window from Littorina saxatilis isolate snail1 linkage group LG9, US_GU_Lsax_2.0, whole genome shotgun sequence encodes these proteins:
- the LOC138976077 gene encoding uncharacterized protein isoform X1, with the protein MEEGDTALLSDVKIEIDVAEEMPQCWHRTEPHPQESTRLREKNPHLLDISGDTVHIVANAAKALFKPFDGYLENISSDIYYDLEKSPKAKDLFQEVQVVLGQPKGLHIIRPCPSRFLQMLQVCDRISRLIDSLRVYYFSFLSTEEQEQYRPVINRILESHAVSSSAAARIRVIQIAQAKQSKTSSNLSRKDRILTGLFKDYTQFQATVDLYRGLLKKLESYTKLLQSEKPVLHIHHELMFSLVQKFLMLFLQANHVPETVKGMVNLKEEVRLRSMQVADGELCVGEHCHAAFTKGIKQSRHWAADMAGKLREGFGKASFLLLDSLPLDNSTIIQLSCLNPAAVSDPRFGRILKKLATSLPNVITEEQRGTLDSEARDYAVDKDVKNLAASYDPDSDTCRLDVNFWSLVFRLKTNGSVRFPMMMRLIKALLSIFSGPLVESSFNTMDDCIRKDRVNLLSENYEAVAMVRSSLKSKQATATTLSVTPGMISCVQGSKGAFVQHSVWKRDKKKKTQTQIWDAAVEQLKKKSGRQVNCLPNLTSSAKNTPPATSTSSSAPARSSVSANSTSSSAPAGSSVSATSTSSSAPAGSSVSANSTSSSAPAGSSVSATSTSSSAPAGSSVSATSTSSSAPAGSSVSANSTSSSAPAGSSVSATSTSSSAPARSSMSANSTCSSATARSSVSANSTSSSAPAGSSVSATSTSSSAPARSSVRANSTSSSATAPSPSSVSKKGKKQAAVGDISASQGSCGDREYSYNACSADNGRTSCSQHSVWSLAETRD; encoded by the exons ATGGAGGAAGGAGACACAGCTCTTCTGTCAGACGTCAAGATAGAGATAGATGTCGCTGAAGAGATGCCACAGTGTTGGCATAGGACTGAACCACATCCGCAAG aatcaACCCGCCTGAGGGAAAAGAACCCTCACTTGTTGGACATCAGTGGGGACACAGTACATATCGTTGCCAATGCAGCAAAGGCGCTTTTCAAACCCTTTGACGGCTACCTTGAGAACATATCGTCAGATATTTACTACGACCTGGAGAAGTCGCCAAAGGCAAAGGATCTTTTTCAAGAAGTGCAGGTTGTGCTCGGACAACCAAAGGGGCTTCACATCATCAGGCCATGCCCCAGTCGATTTCTGCAAATGTTACAGGTGTGTGACAGGATTTCAAGACTTATCGACAGCCTCCGCGTCTACTACTTCTCCTTCCTGTCTACAGAAGAGCAAGAGCAGTACCG GCCTGTGATCAACAGAATCCTCGAGAGTCATGCGGTGTCGTCCAGTGCAGCAGCCAGGATCAGAGTGATCCAGATTGCACAGGCCAAGCAATCCAAGACGTCCTCAAACCTCTCAAGAAAAGACAGGATCCTCACTGGTCTGTTTAAGGACTACACCCAATTTCAGGCCACTGTTGATCTGTACAGGGGACTCTTGAAAAAACTGGAGAGCTACACCAAGCTTCTTCAGTCAGAAAAACCAGTGCTCCACATCCACCATGAGCTGATGTTTTCCTTGGTGCAAAAGTTTCTGATGCTGTTTCTCCAGGCGAATCACGTTCCAGAGACAGTGAAAGGAATGGTGAACCTGAAAGAGGAGGTGCGCTTGCGATCTATGCAGGTGGCTGATGGTGAACTGTGCGTCGGGGAACATTGCCATGCTGCGTTCACAAAGGGCATCAAGCAGTCTCGCCACTGGGCAGCTGATATGGCAGGCAAACTGAGAGAAGGCTTTGGGAAGGCGTCTTTCTTGCTGCTTGACAGCCTTCCTCTGGACAACTCGACCATCATTCAGCTGAGCTGTCTCAACCCAGCAGCTGTTTCAGATCCCCGGTTTGGCAGGATACTGAAGAAACTTGCCACATCGCTGCCAAACGTCATCACTGAAGAGCAGAGGGGGACATTGGACTCTGAAGCCAGGGACTATGCTGTAGACAAGGATGTCAAGAATCTTGCTGCCAGTTATGACCCAGACAGTGACACTTGTCGCCTTGATGTAAACTTTTGGAGCCTTGTGTTTCGGCTCAAGACCAACGGAAGTGTCAGATTTCCAATGATGATGCGACTCATAAAAGCCCTCTTGTCCATCTTCTCAGGGCCGTTAGTGGAATCGTCCTTCAATACGATGGATGACTGCATCAGAAAAGACAGAGTGAATCTCTTATCCGAGAATTATGAGGCTGTTGCCATGGTACGATCATCTCTGAAATCAAAACAGGCCACCGCAACAACACTGAGTGTGACACCAGGCATGATTTCATGTGTACAAGGGAGCAAGGGGGCATTCGTTCAACACAGTGTATGGAAGagggacaaaaagaagaagacacagacacagatatggGATGCAGCAGTGGAGCAGTTGAAGAAAAAGTCAGGGAGGCAGGTCAATTGTCTACCTAACCTGACATCTTCTGCAAAGAACACACCTCCTGCCACCTCAACCAGCAGTTCCGCCCCTGCCCGCAGTTCAGTGTCTGCCAACTCAACCAGCAGTTCCGCCCCTGCCGGCAGTTCAGTGTCTGCCACCTCAACCAGCAGTTCTGCCCCTGCCGGCAGTTCAGTGTCTGCCAACTCAACCAGCAGTTCTGCCCCTGCCGGCAGTTCAGTGTCTGCCACATCAACCAGCAGTTCTGCCCCTGCCGGCAGTTCAGTGTCTGCCACATCAACCAGCAGTTCTGCCCCTGCCGGCAGTTCAGTGTCTGCCAACTCAACCAGCAGTTCTGCCCCTGCCGGCAGTTCAGTGTCTGCCACATCAACCAGCAGTTCCGCCCCTGCCCGCAGTTCAATGTCTGCCAACTCAACCTGCAGTTCTGCCACTGCCCGCAGTTCAGTGTCTGCCAACTCAACCAGCAGTTCTGCCCCTGCCGGCAGTTCAGTGTCTGCCACATCAACCAGCAGTTCCGCCCCTGCCCGCAGTTCAGTGCGTGCCAACTCAACCAGCAGTTCTGCCACTGCCCCTTCCCCCAGTTCAGTGTCAAAAAAGGGAAAGAAGCAAGCTGCAGTGGGTGATATCAG